A genomic window from Nicotiana sylvestris chromosome 11, ASM39365v2, whole genome shotgun sequence includes:
- the LOC138881925 gene encoding uncharacterized protein has protein sequence MGSVIRQSIKTSKLTNYEAEYEAMIVGLELAKGLGAEVIDAKCDSLLVVNHVNGSFDVRDDRMQRYLDKLQMTLYRFKEWTLDHVPREQNSEAGALANLGSSVEENDIVLGTVVQLSKLVVEEGHVEINSTSLMWDWRNKYIYYLRHGNLPVELKESRTLRTKAARFSFDKNETLYRRTFDGPLTMCLGPEDTNYILREIHEGTCGNHSGADSLVRKVIRAGYYWDNIERYQGVRPKV, from the coding sequence ATGGGTAGTGTtattaggcaatctatcaaaacttctaaattgactaactatgaggccgagtatgaggccatgattgtaggtcttGAACTAGCTAAGGGCCTTGGAGCAGAGGTCATCGATGCAAAATGTGACTCCCTTTTGGTAGTAAATCATGTAAACGGAAGCTTTGATGTTCGAGACGATCGAATGCAAAGGTACTTAGACAAACTTCAAATGACATTGTATCGCTTCAAGGAATGGACATTGgaccatgtacctcgagaacagaATAGCGAGGCCGGTGCACTTGCAAACTTGGGGTCATCGGTCGAAGAAAATGATATTGTCCTGGGGACTGTCGTCCAACTATCGAAGTTGGTGGTCGAAGAAGGCCATGTAGAGATTAATTCAACAAGCTTAAtgtgggattggaggaataagtacatctACTACTTAAGGCATGGGAATCTCCCTGTGGAACTAAAAGAGTCGAGAACACTTCGAACCAAAGCAGCTCGATTCTCTTTCGATAAAAATGAAACGTTGTATAGAAGAACCTTCGATGGACCACTAACAATGTGCTTGGGACCCGAGGATACCAATTACATACTACGAGAAATCCACGAGGGTACTTGTGGGAACCATTCTGGTGCAGACTCTCTGGTTCGCAAGGTGATCAGAGCGGGGTATTATTGGGATAACATAGAAAGATACCAAGGAGTTCGTCCGAaagtgtga